The Brachionichthys hirsutus isolate HB-005 chromosome 17, CSIRO-AGI_Bhir_v1, whole genome shotgun sequence genome segment AGAAGCGATTTTAGACTCTGATCTCGATTTTATTAGCCATTTTAACAAGGTAacaaaaacatcactttttcgcCTGCCAAAATGAGAACATGTTTATCCCAATTAGATGCTGAAATGCTGACATAATGCTTTATAATAGATCGCTGCAACTACCTTCAGTCTCAAATGTCTTATCTTTTAGAAATGATAGAAAATCTCTTAAGCAATTTTGTACTGCCACACTGTATAAAATCTAGAACCTTCATCCCTGGAAGAAAGTCTTCTATATCATCCTCTAAAAGGAGGGCGGAATCTTCTACGCCATTCCCTTCAACAAATACGGCATGTCTTCTTTCTGGtttttttccgctttgcgggtcacgggagttgctggagcccatcccagcttccTATGGGCGAGTGGTAGGGCACAtctcggacacgtcgccagtgCATAGATGGGCAACCATCCACCAAACAATCCAATTCActgaaattgcatgttttttgaaggtgggaggaaacccggaGGTAAACCCATGcaaacacggagagaacatacaaagtcCAAAAGGATAGGATTCAAAcgcagtaccttcttgctgtgaggcaacagcgcaaacCCTTACAccaccgtgcccccccccccccccgcttagATTTTAGACCAGCAAATTCCCTCAACATCTATTTATTCCTTGCTAATTTAACTTTGGTTTGCACCTTTGCatgaaaagtaatttaaaaaaaatacagttattattatcattattagagaatgctgctgcagagagttGCCTCTGAAGCGTTCTTAATTATATGAGATTACAAGACATGTAAGGGAGGATTCACGaccataatgatgatgatgatgctcttGTAGTCTGGCTCTGACCCTAATAACATACTCTTTGGGACTATTTTAAAGGTCCGAGATGAAGCTGGTTCAGCCGACAGGGAGGACAGGACAGCCGGACTCTAATGCCACAGTGGACCTGTCACACCTAGTGTGGTCGCAGTAATGAAGCTGTGGTTTTTACTCTGTGGAGCATGTATGGAAGTCATCTGTGAAGTACTAGAAGTGAACTGCACTTTTCCATCCCCGTTCATAGTCACTCTCATGGTTTCACTGCCCACATACTCACCTGTAGGCATTTTGGTCAAACGCTTCTGCAGCCGGATATCCCAACATGGCACAGGCTACACGGCTGCTGCTGAGGTCCCACCCGTGGCCGCACACGTGACGCCACCTCCCAGCATGCTTTACTTCTAACACTCCTTCCGTCACCAGGCCGCCTTGGTTTCTGGACAGCACAGGTCGTAGTCGGACCTCCTCCATGGAAGCAGATGACTGTCCATAAGGAAATATGCAACTTTTAAGGAGGAGAATAATGGATTATGTCCCTCTTTATCCCTCGTGAAGACTTATTCCCTCCCAGAGGATAGAGATGGACCTTCTGTCAAATGTTATTGTAATTGACCACAGCCCACAACCACCGAACTTTTGAGATGCACACTAAAACAGGACATTGTCTTATTATGCTCGCAGACACAATGCGATTTTACGGTAATAAGATGAGATGCAGTGTCTCTAATCATCGTCTTTACGCTCTGcgtgcagcaggaaggaagccaACAAAGAACAGAGCCCGTTTAATGTCGGGATTTGGTGATTAAAGAAAGTCTAAACTGTGCAAATTGGAAGGAAGGAAAGTCAAACACAAGTGATTAATGTCTTCCAATTTCCTCTGGGCTCCTTTTGCATTTAAAGATTCAGGCCCGAAGCTCTTCTGGTGGTTGGGTTTTAAACCTAAAGTCCTGCTGATGCATAATCTGGAGGTCTGGCTTTAGGTTCGTCTCTAATTATATGCATCTGATGGCTTACGGCCCCACAAAGGACATTTATGCATGGGATTCTGGATAAAGTTATTTTGGAAAGCTCCTTTGGAGATAATAAGGGATCGCGCCTGTGTGTTTTACCTGTGGGTAGTGTGCATCAAAGTCCTGTCCCATGTCTGGATTAACAGGATCCGGTTCGACATGGTTCCCACTGAGTTGCTGGTTCCGGTCGCTCCTCCGCTCTGACTGGTGCTgggcctgcctgtctgcctgtccccCTGCCGCTCGCCTCAGGCTGTTCCTCGCCGCCTCTTGCCTCTGCCTGTAGGACCCGCCGTTTGCCAGACGTGGAGGGAGCTGGTGCCCTTGTGGAGGAGCCGAGCCAACCTGTGAACCTGGCCTAGAACTGCCCCGACCCCTGCGCAGGATCTGGATCTCGTGTCCATTTTCAAGTGGCGAGATGCTGCTGCGGCGGGATGCGGTAGCATTGCGATGGAGGGCGATCTCGTGGCCTCTTGCAGAAGAAGAGGCGATGTTAGCTGGCGCAGCGGGTGGAGCTGGGGGGGACACGGGCTGTGGTGAGTTTCTCTGTCTTGACTGGTtcctggaggatggaggagactCTTCCAAGGACACAGGTGGGAAACCAGGTATCCTTTCTGGGCTGCAAATAACCCCCAGGTCCTCCGCATGGGTGCAGTCATTGACTCCCCAGCCATTGGAGCGACAACCTGCAATTGAAACCTCTCTCCCCGTGCAGCGCACGTTGTCCAACCAGATTAAACCTAACGACAAGAAAAGAGGAAGTAGTTATCAAATGAAAAGGGCTACTTTTATCTCTATTAGTGGCGTTCACACATACCTTGTCCCTCTCCGAACCTGGCGCTGTGTGCCCAGGTGAAGCCGCGCTGGAAGCCCATCTGTCGGCACAGCACGTTGGCCAGGTTAATATCCACCTCGTCGTCACACACCGTGCCCCACGCGCCGCTGTGTAACACCTCCACACGTCCCTCGTTAGCATTACGCCGACCTACACCTGCCAGACGCACAAGCACCTCCTGGGCAGACAGCGGAGGggggtggaggagcagcaggaggaggaacgtGGACAGGGAGCTGAAGAGCAGCATCCTGgatgaaaacaggaagcataTGGAAGTGTTTTTGATGGAGGGAAAAACAGAACGGTCTGGAAAACAGAGAAGATACAGAGTGAACACGGAGTCCTACGTGCAGTTGTTACCACAAAAATCCAAAAATCATGCAAAGTGCCGAAACTCCCAGTCCACACTCTGACAAAACATGTAATTAGAAGCGTCTCCTCTCACCCTGCTGCAAGATAGATGTTGCTATCCTGCAAAATACTCAGTCAGTTAAAGGACGGCCGGAGGTTCGAGAAATATTGTGAGAGTGCAGTTCAGCGAGAGGAACAGGAGTCATAACCAAATCTAAAAGTATCCTCTCCATCCAGCCAACGGAAACTTTGGCTTGCTGCAGAACCCTCAGGCTCAACTATAATTTTAGCCAAGCCAGCAGacacaaaagcaaataaacaacatCATAAAAACTGTTCTCACACGTAAATAAAGCAGCAGACACATTTGGTTAATGAGCAATAATGAATCCATCCTTTGGCCACCCTTGAAACCCATTCTTCTAAACAATGGGGCCAAATTGGAGAaagaaggatgaagaggaggtctGGAGGATGAAAGAAGCACCTTGAAAATAAAGTCATCCAACAAGGAGTCGGTGAAATTCCTCTCTCCTTATGCTCacatgaaataaatgtacatgTAAAAGTGATCAAGCTAAGGATGAATTCAGGTTGAATGGGAATTAAGGCACCTGCAGTgattgaaaatgaaaagaatgagAGAAAAGATGTGAGATAAGCGAGGGAGTACCGAGAATGAGGAGAAAACTGCTGAAGGAGAACTCACCTATATGTCGGTGTCAGCCTGGAGTCAGCGGGAGAAAGAAGGGAGTGAGaactggaggaagagaaggcaGAGAGTTTAGTGCTGCTGTCTCTATTCTCCTCTTTTCCCTCCCCCGTTTTTTCTTGTCACTCCCACCGTTCTGCTCCTTCATCCATTCCTCCCATTCACTTCATTGCCACaacttttttcctccttttcaccGGATAGAATCTGTCCTTCCCATTAactatagaaaaaaataaaaataagaataaaacaaatccaagcgaaaaagaaaaagcacaaaaagaaTCATAATCCACACATcagaagactttttttttttttttacattatttcattCCCCATCGCAGATTTAGTTTCTTTTGTGCACAGACTTGTTCCCACTTGTTTTATGGCATGTCGCTATTTTACAGCAGGTTGTTCAAATGAAACCACGCGTTTTATTATCAGATGCTCACGCGGTCAGGCTGCCACGAGATGTGAGTTCATCTTATAAAACAGCAGCATTTCAAAAGGATTTTCCTCTCTATTCTCTCCTTGTTCCACACTGTTGTTCCAGttaatgcattttgttttattgttcaaGCAATGAATGTTGTTTATGAAGGTTTTTCCCCAATCCTCAGACTCATGCTCTCGTTGTGCTGAAGTGAACGTTTACCTACAAACACCTGACTATCGCTGCCACGCAATCTGAGCATCTCTCTCCACGTCAATAAATATTCATACACTTCCGTTTTATGCCATCGCTGTAATCACGTGACAGGAGAGCAGCTGCTGAGGTCCTCGCTCGCCTTTAGTGGAGGACATGGTTACTACAGGAACAAAGACAACCATcagacaagacaaaaaaaattaaaataaatcctccGTTTTTTCAACAATTGTATTATTGAGAAAAATATTGCATTaaatacagacaaaaaataCATTGTCATCAATTTGTCAACCCCATCTTCATCTGTTTCACcgggtcatcagccaccgccaccagtgTCTGGTTTCCCAGGGGGATATAAAGCTGCTGATACtcaggacagacaggaaatcaGCATTGTACACAGTGGTATTATTTACTACATacaattaaatttaaatacaaCTAAATGGTTTTCAGCTTTTCGTGACCACACTTGATCTCGTTGATGCGTAGACCACAGCACAGCAAACGGGTGAAGCATCACAGCTGAGCGCTCGTCTTCAGTATCCTGACAGCGCAGAGATTGTTGGGTATCGCTTGCGGCGAGACATGCACTTGTCTCTCTCGATGAACAGCGAGTGGTTTTTGCAGTGGATGTCCTTCTCCAGGCTAACGCGGGACTCCTCCAGGCGGGACAGGCAGCCTCTGGCTTCACTCAGCTGCTGATGCAGAGCTGCAAGAGAGGCATTGATCTGCCTCACCTCCCCTTCCAAACTACAGATAGAGGCCGCAGACAAAAGCCATGAGCGATGACCggcgaagcagcagcagaacgagGTGAGGCCAGGTGTACCTGAGCTGGGGCTGATCTCTGCAGAGCTCCATGTTCGGCCTGAGGGAGCGCAGGTGAAGTCTGGACTGAGCTACTCGCAGTGGGGGATCTATGTTGTGGATGGCTTCCTGCAGAGCCACAATGTTCCTCTCCTGGGCTCCGATCTCCTCCAGGATCTTCACACACAATCATTTACAGACAAGTCAATCACAAAATGTGTGCGGTAACTAATCATTTACACAAGTCACTGGAATGAAGTGGGAACTGTTCTACATTAGCGCATTCTGGTATATGTATATAGATATAAAACGGCTGACTGATCTGTACCTTAGCCAGCTTTATTTGCAGCTGGCTCCTGGCCTCTATCAGCTCCCCACAGTGCCGGCTGAAGGCTTGGTCCACTCTGGAACACTGGACTCTCAGATCCTCAGCGGTGTCCTCCAGCACCTGCTCTACCAGCCGTCTGACCCGCACAGAAGCAGCATCGCGGTACGTTGACTAAAAACGGGAACTCCCCAGTCACATTTCTAGACGAGTCTTCAAACACTGACCGGAGACTGAGCGTGGCCCGCTCTTCGTGGAGGGCCTTGGTCAGGTTGTTTTGTGTAAAGGTCGTCCACAGTGTGCAGTTACTCACTCTGCAGCAGTCCAGAGGTCAAATTGCATCAAAtgaatttacacacacacacacattcatgtgcACACAGACTCACTGGTCCTGCATGGCGGCTGAGCTGGGGTGGTGTTTTGTGTCTGGGCTCATGTTGGTGCATCTCCCACTGTGGTCGTCAAAGTTGTAAGCCTGGTACTTGTCAGACCAATCCATCTCCAGAGTCTGCTTGGCCTCTCTGTTCATGCTGATCCACAAACCGAAGGAAGAGCTTCAAACTGAAGACCCCAGAAGTGGATTTCAAGTGTCGGACGTCCAGCTTCCGACGAACAGGATTCCATCGCTCACCTGACCTGAGTGACAACCTGCGCTGCAGTTCTCTTCAGGAGAGCCTGGACGTTCTTGATCAAGTCCACCTCCTGCAAAACAAGTCACGCTTTAAGTGGGTCGCgttgcgccccctgctggtgctGCTCTGCTGTTACATGACTCCAGTAGGAGACGCGTGATGCTGGACGTCGCTGCACTGGGAGAAGAGGGCCCCAAAGTAATGATGACGTTTCATTATTcctctagaaataaaataatggtGCTGGGGAAATAGAAATATGTTCCGTCTGAACAAGTTATCTCAGAAGGTGCGAAAGGCAGCATAATGGGAATCACTTCTTACTGCATTACTGTATTGATCACCTGTATGAGCTCGTCCTCCACAGAGTCTCTGACCAGGTCTGCTCCCATCCTTCTGGTCCTGCAGTTCAGGTTGTCCGTGGCGATGGCGTACGGGGTCTCGGTGGCATCCAGCGCCTTCTCCAGCCTCCTCTTCAGCGCCAGCAGGGCCTCCGTGTCGGCCTGCAGCTGCTCGATCTGCCGCTGCAGCTCGGACTTCCAGGAGTGGATCTCTTGCAGCCTCTCTCCCAGCAGCCGCGTCCCATCGGCCTGTGTCTGCGAGGTGTCGGCCTCCGTGTGCTGGGACAGGGTTCTGGACTCTCGCTGGATGCTCCGCGCAGCGTGGCTGTCCGAACCGGCCTGTTGGAGGAGAGTCCGGTAATTGGAGAACCACTCCGAGGGGGTGTATTTAGCCGAGCGGTACCCCGCCGTGGCTGAGCCGGACGACGGCTTCGGGTCCGGCTCCTTCCCCGGAGTCCCTTCCTGTGACACAGCTCTGCTGTCATAGTGTGGCCTCGACACTAAAACCTCCGAACTCATATTACAATCAAATGACaagtgcaaaataaaagtaGATTTTATCCTAAAGTAAAAGTGTCGCCAGAGCTTCCCGTACCGGGCCAGAAGAGTTCggtgtttgttttggtgtcTCCTGGTTACACAACAACAGcgattaaatattaaatgaacTGACAGGATTGAGgtcaaataattaaatatgtacCATAATAAGATGTGCAGAGTGATACTCATACGGATAATAACACTACGTccacgataaaaaaaaaaaactttaattatAATCCACATTAAATACTGATGGGTTTGgttttgacaataaaaaataaagaaaatacattttgctaAAACGTGACCAattctttttcatatttggaCAGGTGAACACAAATGGAGCTTCTTGTCAACCACCTATAATGAGAATTGCATTTACTATGTAAAGATATTTAGATCTGGGATTTATATAACTCAAACCCTGATTTAGTAGTGTGATAATTATTTTAGCAGGTATATTTGTATATTGATAGTAATGGGtcagacatttatttcattcattaatttaattagaTTTGATCATATTAAATTATGGGCAGATGGCTTTGCACAAATGATTAGGCATTGTAGCCATTGATTGACAAATTTCTCgctgtatttattattattatacagttAATACTgtataaaaacagtaaaaaccATATTTatagaaaaaacaaattctCAGGTTTTAATTTCGCTTTAACACGCCACAAGCAAACTATGCACGCAAGGCCCGCCTCTGGACATGTCCTCCAATGATAATAGCGCCTTTCCCAGCGGGCCGTCAAGCCATCCAATGATATCTGTATTTACGATGACGTAAGAGGCATACCGGAAATGGTTCTTAAATCGTGTAGTCACTGTGGTAAGCGAGCCGCCATTCATCGTTTCCAAATCTAGCCTTCAGGACTATACCAGAACGCTTTCACAATGGTAAGAACATCATACGTTAAATTATTTGCGAGAGGATTTtaggttaaaatgttttaaaagttCCAAAGCTAACTGGAAAGCTTAGTTAAACTAACGTGGGCACGCCATGAACGTAACCTAGCTAGCTCATATTAGCTAGGCTAAAGGTGAATTTAACGCGAAGAGTTTCAGATTCAAATATTCTgcataaattaacattttccagaaatgcttcatcttCTTGCACGCAGCAACATAAAGTAAGAATAGTACCTGGTGATAACTTGGATAGCGTTACATCACTAGCTTGCCCATGCTAGCTGCTAACGAGTTTGTTGTCAATTCGCATAAAGAACATTATCCGTTTtcctttaaaatatttttcataaCTTTTTGTTTAGCTATTAGCTATATCTTAATCGTGATATTTTGCATTAGCCCTGTCCTTGGCTGTGATTCACATTTCTAACTTTTGATTCTTTAATAATTTGCATCAAATTTCGTTAGTTATCGATTGATTGAACTGAATTGATGCTAATGTTTTCAGACAGATGGTTAATAGATACATCTAATTGTCTCACCTTACACCCTCTTATGCTACCTGCCTTCTCCCCCATCCAGTCTATCATGTCCTATAATGGAGGGGCCGTCATGGCTATGAGGGGGAAGAACTGTGTGGCGATAGCAGCAGACCGCAGATTTGGAATTCAGGCTCAGATGGTCACCACAGACTTCCAGAAGGTTTTTCCCATGGGCGAGAGGCTGTACATCGGACTGGCTGGATTGGCCACTGACGTTCAgacagtgtgagtgtgtggaaTCTTGTTCAGATGCATGCTGCTCATCCACTATGACATGAGAAGTGGGTTTTATCGGTGTTGATTTCTACATAATCCTGGTAGTCAAAGCTTggggaaaagtaaaaaaaaaataaaaagcattttgtgacattattttaattataaaacATGTCAGGAGAGATGAGTAACAGTTGTGGTAAATGGCTGTCTTGTGTTTAGATCGCAGAGGCTTAAGTTCAGACTGAACCTGTACGAGCTTAAGGAGGGTCGTCAGATCAAGCCCAAGACCTTCATGAGCATGGTGTCCAACTTGTTGTATGAGAAGAGGTGAGCACAGTTACTTCACTTCCTGAAGATCATCAATCTTCAGGAAGTGAAGGATAATCTGGTTGACATGCGATCTTCTCCATTAGGTTTGGGCCGTACTACATCGAGCCTGTTATTGCAGGGCTGGATCCCAAAACCTTTGAGCCATTCATCTGCTCCCTGGATTTGATTGGCTGCCCGATGGTGACAGAAGACTTTGTTGTGAGCGGAACATGCGCAGAGCAGATGTATGGCATGTGTGAGTCTTTGTGGGAGCCAGACATGGTAAGTATCTTGTGAAGTTCACCGTTTACTGCTTGACAACcagtttttttgtattttgtcattactgttacatatAGCACggcttcaccgagaaacattcctagtctgtgaaccctcactgacaatggcaataaactacttctgattctgattctgacatttACATGCAGATTTCTTTTAAGTCTTCATCTTGCTTGGGTGTGAACTTTTGTACAGTAAAAATGACTAATAACATCTGGATGGGGAACTTTAACAGCAACAGTAATGGTTTCAACACAGATGAGAATCTGCCCCGTTATTTAGGGCGTAAAGGAGGTGATTGCTGAAGTTTCTCTTTCATGTTGTGATCACGCAGGATCCagaggatctgtttgagaccaTCTCCCAAGCGATGCTGAATGCAGTTGATAGAGATGCGGTGTCTGGCATGGGAGTTATCGTGCACGTCATGTGAGTACGCTCGGATCAGGTTCATGTGGAACGGCGGGTTTGTCGTGACTAACGGGTCTCGTTTTCTCTGGCAGTGAGAAAGACAAGGTCACCGCACGAACCCTGAAGGCCAGGATGGACTAGAGCAGTTTCTCCCTCGTCAGCCCCAAACAGATGTTTCGTATACAAATAATAAACGCTTCTTTTCCTCTTGTTGGTTTTGCTCAATAAACGAAGATTTTTTAAACACGGAGCGTGACTTGAAATGCCACATTTTAGATTCCTTTGTTGTACGAATTCAGCTTCTGCACCAAAACAAGCCACAGAGGGTAAAATGTGCACAGGCTCACCTCGATGATCGGTGTCATCTTCTGAAGGCTACTTGCGACCACACGGAACAGTCGTGGCAGGAATCAGCAAGCCGGACaacaaaaataagataaaactcCCTTTAATATGCAATGAATCACTTTCAAGTAACTTTCTAATGTCTGTTGGTAACAAAACAATACTGTATACAAACACAAAATTGCTACATTAATGTAAACAAGATATAAAAATGATCCATATGGTAATAAAACAAGTGTTTGATGCAGAATTCCCctttaaacgttttttttttttttaaacctcagaCCAACTTCCACAAAGTCCACTTacaaaaaatattcagaaaCAATTGGCAACTTACCATCGAACATAATTTTTTCTTTGTCGCTGTAGTCGTAACACTCAGGTGCTGGGTTCAGTGGTTTGATGTTTCAACTTACTGGTGGAGTCTCGTGGACACAGCAGccatgcattttaaatattgcattcaTTTACTTGATACAACATTTGATTGTAACGTTTATCCCGTCTTTCCAATTTCTCAGCTCTACATTTTGTTTCTGCCGCCGTCGCTGAGGGGGCAATCTGTCCATTCTGCATCTGTGCAAGTCGTTtacatctgtgcgtgtgtctgtggtaGAAATAGAATCAGAAATCCGAAGGACGCAACGTTGAACGGGAACTGCAGAGATGTTGCTAAGGGAAGCTGGCACACTCGTTCAAGGCATTAGTGAGACTGTTTCCGTGCTGGCGTGAGGAGTAGCGAGGTGGCAGAGGACGACCTACTGGATGGGGGAGCCAGggaggtgctgggggggggggggggggggggtgcgtccCTCTGTGGGGACAGTGTAACAGGCTCTGTGCGTCCTTCCTGCCAGAGCGCCGGCGGCTGGTCGCTCGGTCgatatatttatacatgtatGCGGTTGGCTGGACTGGGAGTCTATGACAAGATGTTGGACATGAACTCGTAGAATCGTTTGGAGTACTGCTCTGGATTCACCGTCGAGATCTCCGCCCCCGCCTGGGAAAACATAGACTTTATCACACACAGCTTCCTCATTTAGCTTTCAGACCCCATTTGACATCATAAATCATTTGTCCTCTTTACGCGTGTGAACTCGACCCTTTTGAGGTTTCTCAGTCGTCTTCTTCGAGCTATGGACAGAAGAATCACGAAGTCATGGCGACGCTTACCCCGTGCTTCACAGTTTTGGCAGCATGTGCAGCTTTTTTCTTAGCATCGTAGTGCGTGAGGATGTCGATGATAGCCATGAAGTACACCTCCTTCTTCACAGCGCCTGAGACCAACACAGAAGAGAAACGTTACTTCCACCTGGAAAATGCTGCGGCGGCTTTACCTCTGATTAACGATAACGATCTCCAAATCAGCCGCCATCAGTTCAATTCAAGATAAAATGGAAGCTCAGGTCAGAGGGAACGGAAACACGACCCTCACCGTCATGGCTCTTCATTGCGTAAACGTCCACGGAGGGATCAAACTCCCCGGGGCCGAAGAATCCCCCACAGTTCAGTGGGTTTCCGGGGCTGTCGGGAGGCGTGCCAAAGGAGCCCCCGCCCATGCCATCGTTTTCatactcctcctcttctccaacGCCCTCCacatccatctcctcctgctcggCTCGCTCCACATCATGGATGCCGACCAGGAGACTGTAGTCCATGATCTTTAAGGTGGCCAAGAACTGACACACAAATACACCCAACGCCATTTGAGTGTCACATCCTCAGTTATAATCTGGCCAAAGTAAAGTCACAAATATTACTATGGCGACACCAAGACACACCctactctgcctctgattggcttggcaTGACAAAGGGAGGCGGTCTTTACCTCGACGTCCCGTTTTAGCTTCTCCAAGAAGTACTTCTTGTTGTCGTCTCCTATCTGCAGCTTGTGTCCTTCGTTCAGGAAGTCGTTGTCTTTGAACGTGGGGAGTTCTTTAGCCTAACGACAAGGAACA includes the following:
- the psmb3 gene encoding proteasome subunit beta type-3 — protein: MSIMSYNGGAVMAMRGKNCVAIAADRRFGIQAQMVTTDFQKVFPMGERLYIGLAGLATDVQTVSQRLKFRLNLYELKEGRQIKPKTFMSMVSNLLYEKRFGPYYIEPVIAGLDPKTFEPFICSLDLIGCPMVTEDFVVSGTCAEQMYGMCESLWEPDMDPEDLFETISQAMLNAVDRDAVSGMGVIVHVIEKDKVTARTLKARMD
- the tekt4 gene encoding tektin-4 is translated as MSSEVLVSRPHYDSRAVSQEGTPGKEPDPKPSSGSATAGYRSAKYTPSEWFSNYRTLLQQAGSDSHAARSIQRESRTLSQHTEADTSQTQADGTRLLGERLQEIHSWKSELQRQIEQLQADTEALLALKRRLEKALDATETPYAIATDNLNCRTRRMGADLVRDSVEDELIQEVDLIKNVQALLKRTAAQVVTQVSMNREAKQTLEMDWSDKYQAYNFDDHSGRCTNMSPDTKHHPSSAAMQDQVSNCTLWTTFTQNNLTKALHEERATLSLRRLVEQVLEDTAEDLRVQCSRVDQAFSRHCGELIEARSQLQIKLAKILEEIGAQERNIVALQEAIHNIDPPLRVAQSRLHLRSLRPNMELCRDQPQLSLEGEVRQINASLAALHQQLSEARGCLSRLEESRVSLEKDIHCKNHSLFIERDKCMSRRKRYPTISALSGY